CTGCTGACGATCATCTTCAGCTATGCCAGCAGCGTCATCGGCAGCACTGGCCGCCAGGCCTCCTCCATCAACGTGGAATACGGAGAGTTCCAGGAGATGGTGGAGAGCGGCCAGGTGGCCCGGGTGGAATTCGACAACGCGGAGGATATCCTCCTGATAACCCCTGAGGAGGGGTATTCCTACACCGCTGAGGACGGCACCGTCTACACCAAGACGGAGGACGGCTACACTTATATGGACGCCGCCGGGCAGGAGCAGACTGCCCACCTGGAGCTGTTCACTGTCCGGATCCAGTCCAATGACGCCGTCATTGATTTCCTGAACGAGTATGGGGTGGAGGGCGTCGACAAGGAGTATCAGGCCCCGGTGAACCCGGTGCTGGCCATGCTGGTGAGCTACGTGTTGCCCTTTGTGCTGATCTTCCTGATGTTCTCCCTGGTCATGCGTTGGATGGCGAAAAAGGGCGGCATGGGAGGAATGGGCGGCATCGGCGGCGTGGGCAAGGCCAACGCCAAGGTGTATATGGAGAAGTCCACCGGCGTCACCTTCAAGGATGTGGCCGGCCAGGACGAGGCCAAGGAGTCCCTGACAGAGATCATCGACTTCCTGCACAACCCCCAGAAGTACACGGAGATCGGCGCGAAGCTCCCCAAGGGCGCGCTGCTGGTCGGCCCTCCGGGCACCGGCAAGACGCTGCTGGCCAAGGCTGTGGCCGGCGAAGCCAACGTCCCGTTTTTCTCCATCTCCGGCTCCGACTTCGTGGAGATGTTCGTGGGCGTGGGCGCCAGCCGCGTCCGGGACCTCTTTAAGGAGGCGGCCAAGGTGGCCCCCTGCATCGTGTTCATCGACGAGATCGACACCATCGGCAAATCCCGGGACAACCGCATGGGCGGCAACGACGAGCGGGAGCAGACATTGAACCAGCTGCTGGCGGAGATGGACGGCTTTGACCCCACCAAGGGCATCATTCTGCTGGCCGCCACCAACCGGCCTGAGGTGCTGGACCAGGCGCTGCTGCGGCCCGGCCGGTTTGACCGGCGCATCACCATCGACCGGCCCAACCTGGCGGGACGCATTGCCACGCTGCAGGTCCACACCCGCAACATCAAGCTGGCGGAGGACGTGAATCTGAAAAAGGTGGCCCTGGCCACTGCGGGCTGCGTGGGCGCGGACCTTGCCAATCTGGTGAACGAAGCGGCCCTGCGGGCCGTGCGGAAGGGCCGCAAGCTGGTGACCCAGGAGGATCTTCTGGCCGCCTTCGAGCTGGTCATTGCCGGCACGGAGAAGAAGGGCAGCGTCCTCACCGAGTTTGAGAAAAAGCTGGTGGCCTACCACGAGGTCGGTCACGCCATGGTGGCCTACAAGCAGAAAAACAC
This DNA window, taken from Dysosmobacter welbionis, encodes the following:
- the ftsH gene encoding ATP-dependent zinc metalloprotease FtsH, encoding MNPNDNKNNKNNKPGGNWRGVASLVGWALLLTIIFSYASSVIGSTGRQASSINVEYGEFQEMVESGQVARVEFDNAEDILLITPEEGYSYTAEDGTVYTKTEDGYTYMDAAGQEQTAHLELFTVRIQSNDAVIDFLNEYGVEGVDKEYQAPVNPVLAMLVSYVLPFVLIFLMFSLVMRWMAKKGGMGGMGGIGGVGKANAKVYMEKSTGVTFKDVAGQDEAKESLTEIIDFLHNPQKYTEIGAKLPKGALLVGPPGTGKTLLAKAVAGEANVPFFSISGSDFVEMFVGVGASRVRDLFKEAAKVAPCIVFIDEIDTIGKSRDNRMGGNDEREQTLNQLLAEMDGFDPTKGIILLAATNRPEVLDQALLRPGRFDRRITIDRPNLAGRIATLQVHTRNIKLAEDVNLKKVALATAGCVGADLANLVNEAALRAVRKGRKLVTQEDLLAAFELVIAGTEKKGSVLTEFEKKLVAYHEVGHAMVAYKQKNTEPVQKITIVPHTQGSLGYTLLMPEEDKTELRTRDELMAKIMVSMGGRAAEEVVMNTMTNGASQDIQDATNVARNMVAMFGMSDEFGMMALASRRNQYLDGGYGMDCAQDTAARMDQAVKDILDQCYQQAVEVIKASREDMDKVVAYLLEKETITGAEMVAIIEGRDPELVENPYASTRAEDKAFRPSSPETIEAPAKKVHMISQKIESPEEPAQEGQPENPVSDPSPSGGDAPRRAVPLRLSRPRTPRDPRSSPRGALTPARLAFPIATTSKRRIAMIRLATPRTCLRPQISMRRSWTERHRAPSIPTGSGANTPPSTPPARPWRPAPSTWARRTASSGAW